In one Leptospiraceae bacterium genomic region, the following are encoded:
- a CDS encoding PAS domain S-box protein, whose product MENKAHKISNSFTDFLQSDKNNNIFYKIFKHSVIPIIIHDLDMHILDINDSALHEFGYTKEEILKKSIFDLHDESELEHSAKVRDTMQKVEKLSVETSFKRKDGTTFYAMATPCKYLFEDKEIVHVTIQNITEQKNTLNELRKSESWLKHILEILPVGVWITDKNGVIIHGNETGKNIWEGALYVGIDEFHQYKAWWYSTKELIKQEDWAVARAIKYGESSFKEEIEIECFDGSHKIIFNWALPIFDENNQFEGVVALNQDITESKKAER is encoded by the coding sequence ATGGAAAATAAAGCTCATAAAATATCAAATTCATTTACGGACTTCCTGCAAAGTGATAAAAACAACAATATTTTCTACAAGATATTTAAGCATTCAGTTATCCCAATTATCATTCATGATCTTGACATGCATATTTTAGATATTAATGATAGTGCGTTGCATGAATTTGGCTATACAAAAGAGGAAATTTTAAAAAAGAGTATATTTGATTTACATGATGAATCTGAATTAGAACATTCTGCCAAAGTGCGAGATACTATGCAAAAAGTAGAGAAATTAAGTGTTGAAACAAGCTTCAAGAGAAAAGATGGAACCACATTTTATGCTATGGCCACTCCCTGTAAATATTTATTTGAAGACAAAGAGATAGTTCATGTAACTATTCAGAATATTACAGAACAAAAAAATACCTTAAATGAATTGAGAAAAAGCGAATCCTGGTTAAAACACATTCTGGAAATATTACCTGTGGGCGTTTGGATTACGGATAAGAATGGCGTAATTATTCACGGTAATGAAACCGGAAAGAATATTTGGGAAGGTGCTCTCTATGTTGGAATAGATGAATTTCACCAGTATAAAGCCTGGTGGTATAGCACGAAAGAATTAATAAAGCAGGAAGACTGGGCAGTAGCAAGAGCAATCAAATATGGAGAATCCTCTTTTAAGGAGGAAATAGAGATTGAATGCTTCGATGGATCTCATAAAATAATATTTAACTGGGCATTACCCATCTTTGATGAAAATAATCAGTTTGAAGGGGTCGTAGCACTAAATCAGGATATTACGGAAAGTAAAAAAGCTGAACGCTGA
- the tsaB gene encoding tRNA (adenosine(37)-N6)-threonylcarbamoyltransferase complex dimerization subunit type 1 TsaB, with product MKYLFIDTSYDWILISVYEHKETSVQTLYSYKGLHPRESSFRLVKDIQIALEESSIQKPDAILCGIGPGSFTGIRIAVSTARNLAQLWEIPVKGVDSLKVYSSYYYYKTKNPSFVVLDAKQKKVYAAYYDEDGFYGSMDIPPKELEISYKEKFYTYSVYSDVNLKNIATKNIREDLPSPDLLATMCAEEIFYIDVVKDTYKNLHPAYMRASYAEQ from the coding sequence ATGAAATACTTATTTATTGATACAAGTTATGATTGGATACTTATCTCTGTTTATGAGCATAAGGAGACTTCCGTTCAAACTCTATATTCTTATAAGGGCTTGCATCCAAGGGAATCCTCTTTTCGACTGGTGAAAGATATCCAAATCGCCCTGGAGGAAAGTTCCATTCAAAAGCCGGACGCCATTCTTTGCGGAATAGGCCCGGGTTCATTTACCGGGATTCGCATTGCTGTTTCAACAGCGAGAAATTTGGCCCAGCTCTGGGAAATTCCCGTGAAAGGAGTAGATAGTTTGAAAGTTTATTCTTCTTATTATTATTACAAAACTAAAAACCCTTCCTTTGTAGTTCTCGATGCAAAACAGAAAAAAGTATACGCGGCTTATTATGATGAAGATGGTTTTTATGGAAGTATGGATATTCCACCGAAAGAATTAGAAATATCTTATAAAGAAAAATTTTATACTTATTCTGTTTATTCCGATGTAAACCTTAAAAATATAGCGACAAAAAATATTCGGGAAGATTTACCTTCTCCGGATTTACTGGCAACAATGTGTGCCGAAGAAATTTTTTACATAGATGTAGTAAAAGATACATATAAAAACCTGCACCCCGCTTACATGAGAGCGAGCTATGCAGAACAATAA
- a CDS encoding VacB/RNase II family 3'-5' exoribonuclease has protein sequence MAGYKRKLRLVERIYEYLHARAGKEVTRNELIEEFVYSDPYAKGGHKKKKKVKGRDREKMQEREEKLYFFLSLLEAERLIEVHKKEFKIKKPFKLEGKISISNRGDGFVRLNSGHEVFVPAPKTESAIKGDIVNIFPTDIGKKFRLEGEVIDITRRGRELYRMKISSLEGKYILGQFLDLAGDHKEGIIPKKSILKDILDQMKIGDVVVVKMKDEQLHEHLIFDVSFIRFEDDTHLDKDLDRILMKYNYNPVYPDGLMKNLPEEVNESTVSDWQSRVDLRDLHAITIDGATAKDFDDAISLVEEEHTIRFYVHIADVSYYVKQGSPLDEEAYRRATSVYLANRVVPMLPPELSENLCSLVAETNRLAFTVEMVGTYEGEIHFAKFYKSIIKVNQRYTYDMAEEEIQKNEEGNWICKVNRLAMALKQKRQKSGRIDLNLSEVRPVIDEEGNVVEIKAQERLQSHMLIEELMLSANIKVAEKLRKNKVPSLFRIHEPMEDDKLETLNSFLRMYGIKHWIRGTDYSDLKKALEVVQGHPAEKLFNYFLLRSFMQAYYDGSDEGHWGLGFKDYCHFTSPIRRYPDLVCHRALDALLNEDTLPYTKEEITSMGYHCSEEERAAADAERDMVKLKACRYVETTGKTDFIGTITGIRPHSVFVELEELNVEGVIRHQHFTDEEELLLPNEFSFQSKKYTKTFYLGEKLSLVLESIDYEEIRIFVKPKK, from the coding sequence ATGGCTGGATATAAAAGAAAACTCAGACTCGTAGAAAGAATCTATGAATACCTGCACGCAAGGGCAGGAAAAGAAGTTACCCGCAATGAACTGATAGAAGAGTTTGTATACTCCGATCCTTATGCCAAAGGCGGGCATAAAAAGAAGAAAAAAGTAAAAGGAAGAGATCGAGAGAAAATGCAGGAGAGAGAAGAAAAACTGTATTTCTTTCTTTCTTTATTAGAAGCAGAGAGACTCATTGAAGTTCACAAAAAAGAATTCAAAATAAAGAAACCCTTTAAATTAGAAGGTAAAATCTCCATCAGTAACCGGGGGGATGGCTTTGTTCGTTTAAATTCCGGGCATGAAGTATTTGTTCCGGCACCCAAAACGGAGTCTGCTATCAAAGGTGATATAGTGAATATTTTTCCTACCGATATAGGAAAGAAGTTTCGACTTGAGGGAGAGGTTATTGACATTACCCGCAGGGGAAGAGAGCTCTACCGGATGAAGATAAGCTCTCTCGAAGGAAAATATATTCTCGGTCAGTTCTTAGACTTAGCCGGAGATCATAAAGAAGGAATTATTCCTAAGAAAAGTATTTTAAAAGATATACTCGATCAGATGAAGATAGGAGATGTTGTCGTTGTTAAAATGAAAGACGAACAACTTCATGAACACCTCATTTTTGATGTATCTTTCATCCGTTTTGAAGATGATACGCACCTCGACAAAGACCTGGATCGTATCCTGATGAAATATAATTATAACCCTGTTTATCCGGATGGGCTTATGAAAAATTTACCGGAAGAAGTCAATGAATCTACGGTTTCCGACTGGCAGTCAAGGGTAGATTTGCGGGATCTGCATGCCATAACTATCGATGGTGCTACTGCTAAGGACTTTGATGATGCCATTAGTCTCGTGGAAGAAGAGCATACAATTCGATTTTATGTCCACATTGCTGATGTTTCCTATTATGTAAAGCAGGGTTCCCCCCTCGACGAAGAAGCCTACAGAAGGGCAACTTCGGTTTACCTGGCAAACCGGGTAGTTCCGATGCTACCCCCGGAACTTTCTGAAAATCTCTGTAGCCTGGTAGCCGAAACCAATCGCCTTGCTTTTACAGTAGAAATGGTAGGTACTTACGAAGGGGAGATTCACTTCGCCAAGTTTTATAAAAGTATTATTAAAGTAAATCAACGCTATACCTATGATATGGCGGAAGAAGAAATTCAAAAGAATGAAGAAGGAAACTGGATCTGTAAGGTAAACCGTCTGGCTATGGCTCTAAAACAAAAGAGACAAAAGAGCGGTAGAATCGATTTAAACCTCAGCGAAGTTCGACCTGTAATTGACGAAGAGGGAAACGTGGTGGAAATCAAGGCACAGGAACGCTTGCAAAGCCACATGCTTATCGAGGAACTAATGCTCTCTGCGAATATCAAAGTTGCCGAAAAGCTCAGGAAGAATAAAGTTCCTTCTCTCTTCCGAATTCATGAACCTATGGAAGATGACAAGCTCGAAACCCTGAACTCCTTCTTGCGTATGTATGGCATCAAGCACTGGATACGGGGAACCGATTACTCTGACCTGAAAAAAGCCCTCGAAGTTGTACAGGGACATCCGGCTGAAAAACTTTTTAATTACTTTCTTTTAAGAAGCTTCATGCAGGCCTACTACGATGGTAGCGATGAAGGTCACTGGGGACTCGGCTTCAAGGATTATTGCCACTTTACTTCCCCGATTCGTCGATACCCGGATCTTGTTTGCCACAGGGCATTGGATGCACTCCTGAACGAGGATACCCTGCCTTACACGAAAGAAGAAATTACCTCTATGGGTTATCACTGCTCGGAAGAAGAACGTGCAGCAGCGGATGCCGAACGCGATATGGTGAAGTTAAAAGCCTGTCGTTATGTAGAAACTACGGGTAAAACTGATTTTATAGGAACGATAACCGGCATACGTCCTCATTCGGTTTTTGTTGAATTAGAAGAATTGAATGTAGAAGGAGTCATTCGTCACCAGCATTTTACAGATGAAGAAGAGCTTTTGCTTCCGAATGAATTTTCCTTTCAATCGAAGAAATATACCAAGACTTTTTATCTCGGTGAAAAGCTAAGTTTGGTATTAGAAAGTATAGACTATGAGGAAATTCGAATTTTCGTAAAGCCTAAGAAGTAA
- a CDS encoding alpha/beta hydrolase, translating into MDEFEGKVKSNGIHLHVRYLPDGDKTPIVLVMGLGFQMTSWPENLLELLQKHSYPVLLFDNRDVGLSEEIPYKKQDNILLSLLQYRFQFAMQHAYSLTDMVEDTIGLLDHFELKKVHLLGISMGGMISQILSSKYPDRVKTLTLLATSDNSTDNPIPSIDTLWKFLGSGISGHDLESVKRRRLLLIKAIRSPGFRQKSDEELLTIIEKGYFRSYKPEGLNRQLHAILSTGSLRNYYPSLKVPTMIVHGKEDPLIHYSCAQNLARYISNARLHLIDGLGHDLPEDFMPVLVNLLLSHTKEE; encoded by the coding sequence ATGGACGAGTTTGAAGGAAAAGTAAAAAGCAATGGGATTCATCTCCATGTACGTTATTTACCTGATGGAGACAAAACCCCTATTGTTCTTGTAATGGGTCTCGGGTTTCAGATGACAAGCTGGCCCGAAAACCTATTAGAACTTTTGCAGAAGCATTCCTATCCGGTGTTACTTTTTGACAACCGGGATGTAGGGCTTTCAGAGGAAATTCCCTACAAGAAGCAGGATAATATTCTTTTAAGCCTTTTGCAGTATCGCTTTCAATTTGCGATGCAACACGCTTACTCTCTTACAGATATGGTAGAAGACACGATAGGCTTACTGGATCATTTCGAGTTGAAAAAGGTTCATCTGCTCGGAATCTCTATGGGGGGAATGATTTCCCAAATTCTCAGTTCGAAATACCCCGATAGAGTCAAAACTCTCACCCTGCTTGCCACTTCTGATAATTCGACTGACAATCCGATTCCTTCTATAGATACACTCTGGAAATTTTTAGGAAGTGGAATCAGCGGGCATGACCTGGAATCCGTTAAACGAAGAAGGCTATTATTAATTAAAGCTATCCGAAGCCCTGGTTTTAGACAAAAAAGCGATGAGGAATTACTGACAATAATCGAGAAAGGTTATTTTCGAAGCTATAAACCGGAGGGTTTAAATCGGCAGTTACACGCCATTCTATCTACCGGTTCTTTACGAAACTATTATCCGAGTTTAAAAGTTCCGACGATGATAGTACACGGAAAAGAGGATCCTCTAATTCATTATTCCTGTGCCCAAAACCTTGCCCGTTACATTTCTAATGCAAGACTGCATTTAATTGATGGACTCGGACATGATCTGCCGGAAGATTTTATGCCCGTACTTGTAAATTTACTTCTCAGTCATACAAAGGAGGAATAA
- a CDS encoding class I SAM-dependent methyltransferase — protein sequence MEEGNNYLFKILSDTFQEPILAIKQEYDLNDFLVYKDEIFIQNLFRGILQREASEEEYSEYLQLLQSGRSEKIQIMGKLRYSKEGKEKNIKVKGLKGKYIFYLIFQIPILGYFLNLVRLILKLPKLFPYIESLHTVSQKRSYSFSEALLKELEPEQKEMKQTLEKIKQQQSGLESSFSRIANQENLNITKTLNIFKKEAEHILDAFYLDFENKFRGEKERIKNRLGVYLPYIRKLQVDFSENLKALDLGCGRGEWLELLKEESIQIKGLDLNRSVISELQEFGYDVIEEDVIQYINSLESASLHILTAFHLVEHLPFPVLMTLVNEAYRVLKPGGILILETPNPENILVGSQYFYIDPTHRNPIPPAALQFIVQYKGFASLEVKRLPNDFKVEYNMTTDESLNSIIKHFTASMDYSIIAYK from the coding sequence ATGGAGGAAGGAAATAACTATCTTTTCAAAATCTTATCAGATACCTTTCAGGAACCCATCTTAGCTATAAAACAGGAATATGATCTGAATGATTTTCTTGTTTATAAAGATGAAATATTTATCCAAAATCTTTTTCGAGGAATTTTACAGAGAGAAGCATCCGAAGAAGAATATAGTGAATATTTACAGCTTTTACAATCCGGAAGAAGTGAAAAAATTCAAATAATGGGAAAGCTGAGGTATTCGAAAGAAGGAAAAGAAAAAAATATAAAAGTAAAAGGGCTTAAAGGGAAATATATCTTTTATCTTATATTTCAAATTCCTATTCTGGGTTATTTTTTAAATTTAGTCCGACTTATTTTAAAACTACCTAAACTCTTTCCTTATATTGAATCCCTGCACACAGTTTCTCAAAAACGCTCCTACAGTTTTTCCGAAGCCTTACTGAAAGAATTAGAGCCGGAACAAAAAGAAATGAAACAGACTCTGGAGAAAATAAAACAACAGCAATCTGGACTTGAAAGTAGTTTTTCCCGTATCGCCAATCAAGAGAATTTAAATATAACAAAAACATTAAATATCTTTAAAAAAGAAGCAGAGCACATTCTGGATGCGTTTTATCTGGATTTTGAAAATAAGTTTCGAGGAGAAAAAGAAAGAATCAAGAACCGTCTGGGTGTATACCTACCCTATATCAGGAAATTACAAGTAGATTTTTCTGAAAATTTAAAAGCCCTGGATCTGGGATGTGGAAGAGGAGAATGGCTGGAACTATTAAAAGAAGAATCCATTCAGATTAAGGGACTGGATCTAAATCGCTCAGTCATAAGCGAACTGCAAGAATTTGGGTATGATGTAATAGAGGAAGATGTAATACAATACATTAATAGTTTGGAAAGTGCTTCTCTTCATATTCTAACAGCTTTTCACCTTGTAGAACACTTACCCTTCCCTGTGCTTATGACACTTGTAAACGAAGCCTATAGAGTACTAAAACCCGGAGGGATTCTTATCTTAGAAACTCCTAATCCGGAAAATATACTGGTAGGTTCTCAGTATTTCTATATAGATCCCACTCACAGAAACCCTATTCCACCTGCTGCTTTGCAGTTTATTGTGCAATATAAGGGTTTTGCTTCGCTTGAAGTTAAGCGACTACCCAATGATTTCAAAGTAGAATATAATATGACTACAGATGAAAGCTTAAATTCTATAATAAAACATTTCACTGCCAGTATGGATTATTCGATTATTGCTTACAAATAG
- a CDS encoding ABC transporter ATP-binding protein yields MTEALRTEVFNSTHAIEIENVNKIYPLYDKPLNRVKEALNPFRKKYHHDFYALSNISLNIKKGDTIGIIGQNGSGKSTLLKIITGVLQASSGRVSVNGRISSLLELGAGFNPELTGIENVYFNGMINGLTKKEVEEKLNDILEFSDIGEFAYQPVKIYSSGMFVRLAFSCAIYIEPDILIVDEALSVGDAYFQVKSINRMKKLIEAGCTVLFVSHDPGTVRTLCKTAYLLHEGKILQSGEPLEVFDFYNSLISLKDKERIVDFSKLERDEIAKIGKRTGNFKIKIESIQMLNEKGKVSKEFISGEKVEILIRVYANESVEKPTFGIAIRDRLGNDIFGINNMTLHQDSINCLKGNSYTIQYSFPMNLGAGIYSLTVAIHGDRTHVEDCYDWVNDAIAFTVISSSDFSFTGYCRIKPDFSISGPELN; encoded by the coding sequence ATGACAGAAGCTTTACGAACTGAAGTATTTAACTCTACTCATGCAATCGAAATAGAAAATGTAAATAAAATTTATCCTCTTTACGATAAACCTCTAAACCGCGTTAAAGAAGCCTTAAACCCCTTTCGAAAAAAATACCACCATGACTTTTATGCTTTATCTAATATTTCGTTAAACATTAAAAAGGGAGATACTATCGGGATCATAGGACAAAATGGTTCAGGCAAATCTACTCTATTAAAGATCATTACAGGTGTACTACAGGCAAGTTCGGGACGCGTTTCTGTTAATGGCCGAATTTCATCTCTTCTGGAATTGGGTGCCGGATTCAACCCGGAACTAACAGGTATTGAAAATGTGTATTTTAATGGAATGATAAATGGTCTTACAAAAAAAGAAGTAGAGGAAAAGTTAAACGATATTTTAGAGTTTTCTGATATAGGGGAATTTGCCTATCAGCCCGTAAAAATTTATTCGAGTGGGATGTTTGTACGCCTGGCATTTTCCTGTGCAATTTATATCGAGCCTGATATTTTGATTGTAGATGAAGCTCTTTCGGTTGGGGATGCCTATTTCCAGGTGAAATCGATAAATCGTATGAAAAAATTGATAGAAGCCGGTTGTACGGTTCTTTTTGTATCCCACGATCCAGGAACAGTTCGTACCTTATGTAAAACTGCTTATCTATTACACGAGGGAAAAATACTTCAATCGGGTGAACCTTTAGAAGTATTTGATTTTTATAACTCTCTTATTAGTTTAAAAGATAAAGAAAGAATTGTTGATTTTTCTAAATTAGAAAGAGATGAAATAGCTAAAATAGGAAAACGCACAGGAAATTTTAAAATAAAAATTGAATCTATTCAAATGTTGAATGAGAAAGGAAAGGTTTCAAAAGAATTTATTAGCGGTGAGAAGGTTGAAATTCTTATCAGGGTTTATGCAAATGAATCTGTAGAGAAGCCTACTTTTGGAATCGCTATCCGGGATAGGCTCGGGAATGATATATTCGGAATTAATAATATGACACTTCATCAGGATAGTATCAATTGTCTTAAAGGTAATTCTTATACGATTCAGTATTCCTTTCCTATGAATCTCGGAGCAGGTATATACAGCCTTACCGTGGCTATACACGGAGACAGAACCCATGTAGAAGATTGTTATGATTGGGTAAATGATGCAATAGCTTTTACTGTTATATCCTCTTCTGATTTTAGTTTTACCGGCTATTGCCGAATAAAACCTGACTTTTCTATTTCCGGGCCGGAATTGAATTAG
- a CDS encoding putative Ig domain-containing protein, which translates to MIFLIMVYCSPPSFIGEDRVDVAMVAFLYRISEQAPKDLVYTQSELLGYTGVSISNLNPTVSGIVEYYTISPSLPEGLSFSNTTGVISGTPSSASSRTEYIISAINGIGSASFSIWIEVQKTITPIAFAYNLSSYSFYMNYSVGTITPSVSSGSVSSYSVSPSLPAGLNLDTNTGAISGTPTSAQTASVYTITGSNSDTSYYFSLSITVSTGSPGINYTNTSYYFTLNTKESLVAGLSGLSPTSCTISPTLPSGLNIDNYNCSISGTPIVAEPLKDYTVTVTNGQGSATIGLKIGIKICYTWGCFIDNGDGTVSFSGIGIASSYDYSGKSFTFLKCTQGQTYNSSSNDCTGAGTAPLYNARQVQFCTSNSDDCNNRDKTQLLGSGFWGTESSSAYTDCNGVSFAGKTGWRVPSHEELKATFHCIDLSMPSDLSSCATGSSAPTINSFFPNTVSGAYWSSTSYSGDSQNAYVLYYDIGIDSYALKNTSTFYVRCVTGP; encoded by the coding sequence ATGATATTTCTAATAATGGTTTATTGTAGCCCTCCTTCCTTTATCGGAGAAGACAGAGTTGATGTAGCTATGGTTGCTTTTCTATATCGCATCTCCGAACAAGCTCCGAAAGATTTAGTTTATACACAATCGGAGCTTCTTGGCTATACAGGAGTCAGTATCAGTAATTTGAATCCCACGGTATCGGGCATTGTGGAATATTATACAATAAGTCCTTCATTACCGGAGGGCTTAAGTTTTTCAAATACAACAGGCGTTATCAGCGGAACTCCCAGCTCTGCCAGTTCTCGAACAGAATATATCATTTCTGCTATCAATGGAATTGGCAGTGCCTCTTTTTCTATCTGGATAGAAGTACAAAAAACTATTACCCCCATTGCGTTTGCTTATAATCTCAGCAGCTATTCTTTTTATATGAATTACTCGGTTGGCACAATAACACCTTCAGTAAGCTCGGGTTCGGTGAGTTCGTATTCTGTGAGTCCTTCTCTTCCTGCCGGTTTAAATTTGGATACAAATACCGGTGCTATTAGCGGAACCCCTACATCCGCTCAAACTGCTTCTGTCTATACGATAACGGGAAGTAATTCCGATACTTCCTATTACTTTAGTTTATCGATTACTGTGAGTACGGGCTCTCCGGGGATCAATTATACGAATACATCTTATTATTTTACTTTAAATACAAAAGAGAGCCTTGTGGCCGGTCTCAGTGGTTTAAGTCCTACTTCCTGCACCATAAGTCCAACACTTCCTTCCGGTTTGAATATAGATAACTATAATTGTTCTATCAGCGGAACTCCTATTGTAGCTGAACCTTTGAAAGATTATACGGTCACTGTAACGAATGGACAGGGTTCTGCAACAATAGGTTTAAAAATAGGAATAAAAATTTGTTATACCTGGGGCTGTTTTATTGATAATGGTGATGGAACAGTTTCTTTTTCCGGAATCGGGATTGCCAGCTCTTATGATTATTCAGGTAAAAGTTTTACTTTTTTAAAATGTACTCAGGGACAGACATATAATTCTTCCTCAAATGACTGTACGGGAGCGGGCACGGCTCCTCTCTATAATGCCAGGCAGGTTCAATTTTGTACGAGTAACTCGGATGATTGTAATAATAGAGACAAAACCCAGCTTCTGGGTTCCGGCTTTTGGGGTACGGAGTCAAGTTCAGCTTATACTGACTGCAACGGGGTAAGTTTTGCAGGAAAGACCGGCTGGCGTGTGCCTAGCCATGAAGAGCTAAAAGCCACATTTCATTGCATTGATCTGAGTATGCCTTCTGACTTAAGTTCCTGTGCTACGGGTTCAAGTGCTCCTACAATCAATTCATTTTTTCCTAATACAGTTTCGGGGGCTTATTGGTCTTCTACAAGTTATAGCGGAGATAGCCAGAATGCTTATGTACTGTACTATGATATAGGAATAGATTCTTATGCTCTCAAAAACACATCTACTTTTTATGTTCGCTGTGTAACAGGTCCATGA
- a CDS encoding ABC transporter substrate-binding protein: protein MGDRLILKLNYSFYKKTLFIVFLFISLSCKEKTQNSSNISGIVKDIPWQGNPESIPPKMRETNPLANTSAKKGGSFRIYAHQFPKSLNYYLEQFATTAQIFTMMYETLTAYHPETLETIPHIAREWKISEDKKTFTFLLDKNAMWSDGKPITTKDILFTYDTIMNPKHDTAVFRIGLSRFEKPKAIDEYTVEFKAKEIHWNNFNEIATGFLVLPEHVYKGMDFNRVNIEFPVVSGPYKIVEVKKGRYIKMQRRGDYWQRAYPFVKGRYNFDELVFKVYNQENIALQALKKGDLDIFPVYTASVWATETKGDKFQNSWIIKQRVFNQKPIGFQGWAMNMRRDVFKDKRVRKAMAHLVPRKMFVEKLMFNEYELTDSYFPDFYLLGEKNPNEPIDYNPEKARALLKEAGWKANQEGYLEKDGKKLEFSVLERDQRTSKYITPFIERAKQVGVRVNIETTDLAAWSQRIDSFDFDMTWTAWGGGIFKDPEPLWFSKYADEKGQHNLPGLKLPEIDKIIEEQKTIFDVNKRNALLKKLDTIIYKEYPYVLLWHLNNTRLLYWNKFGMPKNPLGKYGGEGFSIDYWWYDEGKADALNKAMKDNKALEKIPENIKWME, encoded by the coding sequence ATGGGAGACCGGCTTATTTTGAAACTAAATTATTCTTTTTATAAAAAAACACTATTTATCGTATTTTTATTTATATCCCTTTCTTGTAAAGAAAAGACACAAAACTCTTCTAACATTTCTGGAATAGTTAAGGATATTCCCTGGCAGGGAAATCCGGAATCTATCCCTCCGAAAATGAGAGAAACAAACCCTCTGGCAAACACATCGGCAAAAAAAGGTGGCTCTTTTAGGATTTATGCTCACCAGTTTCCAAAATCTCTAAATTATTATCTCGAACAATTTGCCACCACCGCCCAGATTTTTACCATGATGTATGAAACTCTCACCGCATATCACCCCGAAACTCTGGAAACCATCCCGCATATCGCAAGGGAATGGAAGATTTCCGAGGATAAAAAAACTTTCACCTTCCTCCTCGATAAAAATGCAATGTGGTCGGATGGTAAACCCATTACAACAAAAGATATTTTATTTACCTATGATACAATTATGAACCCTAAGCACGATACGGCTGTTTTTCGGATTGGACTTTCCCGCTTTGAAAAACCAAAAGCTATCGATGAGTATACCGTTGAATTTAAAGCAAAAGAAATTCACTGGAATAATTTTAATGAAATTGCAACAGGGTTTTTGGTTCTTCCCGAACACGTTTATAAGGGAATGGATTTTAACCGGGTAAATATTGAATTTCCGGTAGTTTCCGGTCCTTATAAAATCGTGGAAGTGAAAAAAGGCCGTTATATCAAGATGCAGAGAAGAGGTGATTACTGGCAGAGGGCGTATCCTTTTGTTAAAGGACGTTATAATTTTGATGAACTGGTCTTTAAGGTCTACAACCAGGAGAATATTGCACTTCAAGCCCTAAAGAAAGGAGACCTCGATATTTTCCCCGTGTACACTGCCTCTGTCTGGGCTACCGAAACAAAGGGAGATAAGTTCCAGAATAGCTGGATTATCAAACAGAGAGTTTTTAACCAGAAGCCGATTGGATTTCAGGGCTGGGCCATGAATATGAGGCGGGATGTATTCAAGGATAAACGAGTTAGAAAAGCTATGGCTCATCTGGTTCCGAGGAAGATGTTTGTAGAAAAACTTATGTTTAATGAGTATGAACTTACGGATAGTTATTTCCCCGATTTTTATCTGCTGGGTGAAAAAAATCCGAATGAACCCATAGACTATAACCCGGAAAAAGCGAGAGCTCTTTTAAAAGAAGCCGGCTGGAAAGCGAATCAAGAAGGTTATCTGGAAAAAGATGGAAAAAAACTGGAATTCAGCGTATTAGAACGTGACCAGAGAACCAGTAAATATATTACCCCTTTTATTGAAAGAGCCAAGCAAGTCGGAGTCAGGGTCAATATAGAGACAACCGATCTCGCAGCCTGGAGCCAGAGAATAGATAGTTTTGATTTTGATATGACCTGGACAGCCTGGGGTGGAGGAATTTTTAAAGATCCGGAACCTTTATGGTTTTCGAAGTATGCCGATGAAAAAGGTCAGCATAACCTGCCCGGTTTAAAACTTCCCGAAATTGATAAAATCATTGAAGAACAAAAAACCATATTTGATGTGAATAAGAGAAATGCTCTTCTGAAAAAACTGGATACGATTATCTATAAAGAATATCCTTATGTACTACTCTGGCATTTGAATAACACAAGACTTTTGTATTGGAATAAATTTGGAATGCCTAAGAATCCCCTGGGGAAATACGGTGGGGAGGGTTTTTCTATCGACTACTGGTGGTATGATGAAGGTAAGGCAGATGCCTTGAATAAAGCCATGAAGGACAATAAGGCACTGGAAAAAATTCCGGAAAATATAAAATGGATGGAGTAG